The proteins below come from a single Bacteroidales bacterium genomic window:
- a CDS encoding sugar transferase, translated as MYKHFLKRLIDFVLALIALTVLSPLLIPVCIGLLLTGEHYIFYFQKRIGYKNRDFNIWKFATMLKASPSLGTGLHTTKKDPRIMPMGGFLRHTKINELPQLINILIGDMSIVGPRPLVDKTFVSYPEHVKLIINNVKPGLTGIGSVVFRDEEQLLSDTIMPLDEFYRKHISPYKGELELWYQNHLSFYTDFMLIFLTAWAIFAPESNLVFKVFKDLPERPEEKGKG; from the coding sequence ATGTACAAGCATTTTTTGAAGCGCCTCATCGACTTTGTTCTGGCTTTGATTGCACTGACTGTTCTTTCCCCGTTATTAATTCCGGTTTGTATCGGATTGTTATTAACCGGCGAACATTATATCTTTTATTTCCAAAAACGAATCGGTTACAAAAACAGGGATTTTAATATCTGGAAATTCGCAACCATGCTTAAAGCAAGCCCTTCCTTGGGTACCGGGTTGCACACTACCAAAAAGGATCCGCGTATAATGCCAATGGGAGGATTCCTGAGGCATACAAAAATCAATGAGCTGCCTCAATTGATCAATATCCTGATAGGTGATATGAGTATTGTTGGTCCCAGACCTCTTGTAGATAAAACTTTTGTCTCCTATCCGGAGCATGTAAAGCTGATTATTAATAATGTAAAGCCAGGCCTTACCGGAATCGGTTCAGTTGTCTTCAGAGATGAAGAGCAACTATTGTCTGATACAATAATGCCATTGGACGAGTTCTATAGAAAACATATTTCGCCCTACAAAGGAGAGCTGGAACTTTGGTATCAAAATCACCTCTCCTTTTATACCGATTTTATGTTGATTTTCCTCACTGCCTGGGCTATATTTGCGCCTGAAAGCAATTTAGTTTTCAAGGTATTTAAAGATTTACCGGAGAGACCCGAAGAGAAGGGTAAAGGTTAA
- a CDS encoding NAD-dependent epimerase/dehydratase family protein encodes MTILITGAFGFVGNNLSKVLKTRFKLRIIAVDINEPANHLFDDYYSWNDLEKVDWSTVDTIIHLAGKAHDTKNSTDEQSYFNINVGLTQKIFQHLLKSSASKFIFFSSVKAVADSVTGDQLTEEVLPSPQTPYGKSKLEAEKYILNELEKWKEEHDGTTARGHDGARERGSEGATARGHDSAKEQEHVDKKVYILRPCMIHGPGNKGNLNLLYKLQQKGIPWPLGAFENKRSFCSIDNILFVVQQLIDKNIEPGIYQVADDEALSTNELIRLMALSQNKKAKIWSIPVKPIKAIARVGDFFHLPLNSERLRKLTESYLVSNQKIKHAIGIDKMPFTAIDGMQKTLESFRK; translated from the coding sequence GCATTTGGTTTTGTAGGAAACAACCTTTCAAAAGTTCTTAAAACACGGTTTAAACTCCGTATTATTGCCGTTGATATCAACGAACCTGCAAATCACCTGTTCGATGATTACTATTCGTGGAATGATTTGGAGAAAGTGGATTGGAGTACAGTCGATACTATCATTCATTTGGCCGGCAAAGCCCACGATACTAAAAATAGCACAGATGAACAATCCTATTTTAACATTAACGTAGGTCTTACCCAAAAAATATTTCAACATTTATTAAAATCATCCGCTTCCAAATTTATTTTTTTTAGTTCTGTAAAGGCGGTAGCAGATTCTGTAACCGGTGATCAGCTTACAGAAGAAGTATTGCCAAGCCCACAGACTCCTTACGGCAAATCTAAATTAGAGGCAGAAAAATATATTTTAAATGAATTGGAGAAGTGGAAAGAAGAACACGACGGCACGACAGCACGAGGGCACGATGGGGCGAGGGAGCGAGGGAGCGAGGGAGCGACGGCACGAGGGCACGATAGTGCGAAAGAACAAGAACACGTTGATAAAAAGGTATATATTTTAAGACCTTGTATGATCCATGGTCCTGGGAACAAAGGAAATCTCAATCTTCTATATAAACTACAGCAAAAAGGTATTCCATGGCCACTGGGAGCTTTTGAGAATAAAAGATCATTCTGCTCCATCGATAATATTTTGTTCGTAGTTCAACAGTTGATTGATAAAAATATTGAACCAGGCATCTACCAGGTTGCTGATGATGAAGCTTTATCAACCAATGAACTAATAAGATTAATGGCATTGTCACAAAATAAAAAAGCTAAGATCTGGAGTATTCCTGTAAAACCGATTAAAGCCATTGCCCGGGTGGGAGACTTCTTTCATCTCCCATTAAACAGTGAACGATTAAGAAAATTAACTGAATCATATCTTGTTTCCAATCAAAAGATTAAACATGCTATAGGTATAGATAAAATGCCTTTTACGGCCATTGACGGGATGCAAAAAACACTTGAATCATTTCGGAAATAG
- a CDS encoding four helix bundle protein, translating into MDKIRSHKDLKVYQLAYEAALEIHEVTKSFPREERYSLTDQIRRSSRSVCANLAEAWRKRRYPKNFILKLSDSESESGETQVWLDLSESFSYIDHKTHNDLYDKYEHIIAMLINISNKPEKWTL; encoded by the coding sequence ATGGATAAGATAAGATCTCATAAGGATTTAAAGGTATATCAGCTTGCTTATGAAGCAGCATTGGAAATACATGAAGTCACAAAATCCTTTCCTCGGGAAGAAAGGTATTCATTAACCGATCAGATCAGACGCAGTTCCAGGTCGGTTTGTGCAAATCTCGCAGAAGCATGGCGCAAACGCAGGTATCCGAAAAATTTCATATTGAAATTATCTGATTCAGAATCAGAATCTGGTGAAACTCAGGTATGGCTGGATCTATCTGAATCCTTCAGCTATATAGATCATAAAACCCATAATGATCTATACGATAAATACGAGCACATTATCGCCATGCTAATCAATATAAGCAACAAACCCGAAAAATGGACACTCTAA